CACCCACAAGTGCAGCCTTTTCGGCCAGGAGCTGCCGCTGACCCCTCTGGAATTTTCCATCCTCTGGCACCTCTGTGAGCACCGGGGCAAGGTGGTGTCCAGCGAGGAGCTCTTTGAGGCCGTCTGGGGTGAAAAATACATGGACAGCAACAATACGGTTATGAGCCACATCGCCCGGCTGCGGGAGAAGATGCATGAGCCCAGCCGCAAGCCCAAATTCATCAAGACCGTGTGGGGGGTGGGGTATACCATTGAGTAGGAAGGGAACCTATCGCAGCCAGCTGTCCAACAGCCTGATGCTGCAATACTTGGTCGCAATGATCGTATTTGTCGTGGGCTTTGTGGGCTTTGTTCTGGTTGGCTGGCGGGTCTGCAACTCCATCACCTGGCATGGGGATGAGCTGTTATACAGGCCCCTCCAATGGGTCAGGGAGTATATTCTGCTGGTGGGGGGGCTCTGCCTCATAAGCGGATGGGCCGTAATCACCTACTTCTTTTTCCGAAAGCCTCTGCGCTATTTGGACGAGGTGATCGCCGCCGCGGAGCAGCTGGCCCAGCCCACCGACGCGGCCATTGTGCTGCCGCCGGCCATGCAAAACGTTGAGGACGAACTGAATCTGGTCCGTCAGCAGGCCCTGCGGGACGCCCAGGCGGCCCGGGAGGCGGAGCAGCGAAAAAATGACCTTGTGGTCTACCTGGCCCACGATCTCAAAACGCCCCTGACCAGTGTAATCGGTTATCTGACGCTGCTGCGGGACGAGCCCCAGCTCTCCGACGCGCTGCGGTGCCGCTACACCGGCATTGCCTTAGACAAGGCGGAGCGTCTTGAGGACCTAATCAACGAATTTTTCGACATCACCCGCTTCAACCTGACCCACCTGGAGCTGGAGACCTCTCCCGTGGACCTTACCCGCATGCTCCAGCAGGTGGCCAGTGAGTTTGCGCCCCAGTTCGCTGAAAAGCAGCTCACCTGCCGCCTGGATCTGCCCCGGTCCCTGGTCTATGACTGCGATCCGGACAAGCTGGCCCGGGTCTTTGACAATCTGCTGCGCAACGCCTTTTACTACAGCTTTCCGGGGACGGCCGTGGAGATCACGGCCCGGCAGGAGAAGGGGGAGATCGCGCTCTCCTTCACCAATGAGGGCAAGACCATTCCCGCAGAGAAGCTTGAGCGCATTTTTGAGCAGTTTTTCCGGTTGGACGCCGCCCGGACCAGCCAGACCGGCGGCGCGGGCCTGGGACTTGCCATTGCCCGGGAGATTGTAGAGCTTCACGGCGGGCGCATCCGGGCTCACAGCGCGGATAACCGCATCACCTTTGACATTCTTCTTCCCGGCAATGCCCAGCCGTAAGAAAATCGCAAGAATTGCACAGGAATTTTTCAAGGATTCCTCAGGAAATGACACAGATATCCATCGCCTTTCTTTGTTACCATTCAGGTGACAAGGAAAGGCGATTTTTTTGCAAGGAGGTACTCTCAGATGACACAAAAAACCATTCTTGTTCTCTTTGGCGGCTGCTCCGACGAGTACGGCGTATCCCTCCAGTCCGCCTACGCGGTGCTGACCCATATGGACCCCCGGCGGTACCGCCCCCTGGCGGTGGGCATCACCCGGGACGGAACGTGGCTCCTCTACACCGGACCTCTGGAGGCTCTGCCGGAGGACTCCTGGCAGGAGGACCGATCCTCCTGCATTCCCTGCACCCTGCGCCTGGACCGGCACAGCCACGCCCTTTTGCTCTTGGATGGCAGCGCCCGGGCCCTGTCCTTTGACCTGGCATTTCCGGTGCTCCATGGAAAAAACGGCGAGGACGGCACCGTCCAGGGGATATTCGAGCTCTCCGGAGTCCCTCTTGTGGGTTGCGGGACGCTCTCCAGCGCGCTGTGCATGGACAAGGACCGATCCCACAAAATAGCGGCCCTGGCCGGCGTGCGGGTGCCCCGCAGCGCGGTTTTTGACTGCGGCGCCCAGCTGCCGGCAATCCGCCAGGCGGCCTCCGGGCTTGGCTATCCGCTCTTTATCAAGCCGGTGCGGGCCGGCTCCTCCTATGGCGTCACCCGGGTGGAGGAGCCGGGGCAGCTTGGCCTCGCGGCGGCCCAGGCCTTCTCCCACGACAGCCAGATTCTCATGGAGGAGGCCGTCCCCGGCTTTGAAGTTGGCGTAGCGGTGCTGGGAAACCGGGAACTGACTGTGGGCCTGGTGGACGAGATCGAGCTGAGCCAGGGATTTTTCAACTTTGAGGAGAAGTACACCCTGAAAACCTCAGCCATCCACTGTCCGGCCCGCATCAGCGCTCAAAAGGCCGCGGAGCTTCAGGAGACGGCCCGGCGCATCTACAGAGCCTTGGGCTGCCGGGTCTTCGCCCGGGTGGACCTGTTCCTCACGCCGCAGGGAGAGATTGTGTTCAACGAGGTCAACACCATCCCCGGCTTTACGGCCCACAGCCGCTATCCCACCATGATGGGAGGCATCGGACTGAGCTTCACAGACCTGGTGAGCCGCCTGATCGAACTGGGGGTGGAGCGATGAGGACCGTCACCATCACAAGGGACCGGCTTGGCCGGGGGCCGCTGATCCTGGTCAACCGCAGTCATCCCCTCCGGCCCGCTCCGCCGCCGGAATGCGTCCCGGTGGACTCCCGGTGTCCGGCGGTGGCGCTGGAAAAGCAGGCCGCCGCCCTTTTGTCGGCCTGCATCCAGTCGCTGAACGGCGGAGCGCAGATCGTCCCCGTGTCCGGCTGGCGCAGCGCGGAAGAGCAGCGGCGCATCTGGGACGAGACTCTCCACCAGGAGGGGGAGGCGTTCACGGCGCAATACGTGGCCTATCCCGGGTGCAGCGAGCACCAGACCGGTCTGGCCGTCGACCTGGGCAGGGCCGCGCCCCACATTGACTTCCTCCGTCCGGACTTCCCCTATCACGGCATCTGGGGCCGCTTTCGCGCCGCGTCGGTAAAGTACGGCTTTATTGAGCGTTATCAGGCCCATCAGACCCACCTGACGGGAATCGCGGCGGAGCCCTGGCACTTCCGGTACGTGGGCGCTCCCCACGCCGCGCTGATGACGGAGCAGGGCCTGTGCCTGGAGGAGTATTCCGGCTTTCTGGCCCAGACGCCCCGGCGCTGCGTCCTGGATAACGGCAGGGCCGTGGAGGTCCGCTATGTCCCCTGCATGGGGCAGGAAACGGAGATTTCCCTGCCGGAAGAGGGTTGCTGCCAGATATCCGGAGACAACGCCTCCGGTTTTGTGGTGACGGTATGGGAGGCGGGATGATGAAACAGCGCAGCTCCCATGCCGCCCTGGACCTCTTCCGGGTGGCGGCCGCCGTTCTGGTGGTGGCCATTCACACCTCCCCCTTAACAAGCTATACGCAGGCGGGGGACTTCTTCCTCACCCGCATCCTTGGGAGAGTGGCGGTGCCCTTTTTCTTCATGGTCAGCGGGTACTTTCTCGCTCAAAAGGGCTGGGTCTCCACCAGGTCATTTCTCAAAAAGACTCTGGCGCTCTATGGTGGCGCAGTGCTGCTCTACCTGCCCCTCAACTGGTACCAGGGCGGCTTTTCCCCGTGGGAGTGGGTCAGGCGGCTGCTGGTGGAGGGCACGCTCTACCACCTGTGGTATTTTCCCGCCCTGGTTGTGGGTGTTCTTCTTGCCAAGGGGCTTCTCCGCCTAAAGCTGCCTTTGGCCCTTACCGGGGCGGCTCTTCTCTACCTTGTTGGACTGGGCGGAGACAGCTACTATGGTCTGGCGGTTCAGATTCCCGGCTTAAAGGCCCTCTATGACGGCGTGTTCCAGCTCTTCTCCCACACCCGCAACGGCCTTTTTTTCGCGCCGCTGTTCCTGCTGCTTGGGGCGGTGGGCATCTCGCTCCGGCCCGCGGTCGCCGCCGCGGGGCTGGCATCCTCCTTTGCGGCCATGACAGCCGAGGCGTTTTTGCTCCGCAGCTTTGGCGTACAGCGCCACGACAGCATGTACCTCTTTCTGCCTCTGTGCATGGTCTTCCTGTTCTCCCTTCTCTTAAGCGCGAACAGCGGAGAAAACCGGACCGGCCGCCGCCTGTCCGCGCTGATCTACCTGCTGCATCCTTGGTGCATCGTACTGGTCCGGGGCGGGGCAAAAGTTCTCCGCCTGAATGGTCTGCTGATAGAAAACAGCCTTTTCCATTTCGCCGCCGTACTGACGCTGAGCTGCCTGCTCTCGGCGCTTATCCTCCTGCCCCGCCGGCCCCGAAAGGATGCCCGTGCCTGGCGGGAGATAGATATCGGCGCCCTTGAAACCAATGCAAAGGCCCTGCGCTCCGTCCTGAGCCCCGGCTGCCGGTTGATGGCGGTGGTCAAGGCCGATGCCTATGGCCACGGCGCGGTTCCGGTGGCCCGCGCCCTTCAGCGCCAGGGCATCCGCGAATTTGCCGTGGCCTGCCTGGCGGAGGGGGTCGCTCTGCGCAGGGCGGGAATCCGGGGGACCATCCTGATCCTTGGGTATACCGATCCCACGGAAGCGCCCCTTCTCTTCCGCTACCGCCTGACCCAGGCGGTAGCCGACCTCTCCCATGCCCAGGCCCTTTCCGCCCGGAAGCTGCCGCTCCATGTCCACGTAGCCGTGGATACGGGGCTGCACCGCCTGGGCGTCGACGCCGGAGACCACGAGCAGCTGGCGCGCCTTTATCGGCTCAGGCACCTTCGTGTTGACGGAACCTTCTCCCACTTAAGCGACTGCGACAGCCTCTGCAAGGAGGACATGGAGCGCACCCGCTCTCAGCTGGAGCAGTTTCAGGAGGCAGTGGACGCCCTGCGCTTCATGGGCTGCCGTCCGGGCAAGGTCCATATCCAGTCCAGCTATGCGGTTTGGAATCTTCCTCCCCAGCGCTGCGACTATGCCCGGATTGGAATCGCGCTCTACGGCGTCTACAGCAGCAGCTCCGCCGTGTACCACCCCCTGGCGCTGCAGCCGGTGCTGTCCCTGAAAAGCCGCGTTGCCTCGGTGCGCACCCTTGACGCGGGGGAGTGGGCCGGCTATGGCAAGGTCTTCCAGACCCGGCGGGAGACCCGTTTGGCCACGGTGTCCATCGGCTACGCCGACGGTCTGCCCCGGGACCTGCCCCAGCGGGGCGGCACGGTTTTGATTCACGGCCAGCGCTGCCCCATGGTGGGCAGGATGTTCATGGACCAGCTGCTGGTGGATGTGACGGACTGTGCCGATGCGGCGGCCGGCGACGTGGTAACGCTCATCGGCCAGGACGGCCCCCACTGCATCTCAGCGGAGCGGCTTGCCGTCTCCTGCGGCACGATCACCAACGAGCTGCTCTCCCGCCTTGGGCAGCGGCTAACGCTCATCGTGCGGTGATGCGCAATGCGGCGGAGACGTGTTTTTCCGTCTCCGCCGCTATTCTAAGCCAGACCGCTCTCAGACGCTATACCTCTTCCGCTAAGAGAACGCCCTCGGCCCTGGCGATTTCCTGAAGGATGCGGCCGTGGTCGGAGCCCTTTCGCGTCTGCAGCGTGAAAATCGCGCAGGCGCTGTTGGACTCCCCGCCCTTTTTGGTGATCTCCGCGTCCACCACTTTGACGCCTGAGGTATGGCAGTGCTCCATGATCCCCGTGAGGCAGGAGGGGCTGGCGTACTCCACGTATACATTGATCTCCCGCACGTTGCGCAAAAGGCGATACTCCAGCCGGGAAAAGAACACCTCCGCTACCAGCACCAGCACGGTGGCATAGAGAGCCCCTTCGTAAAAGGCGGCGCCGCAGCAAAGCCCCACGATGGCCGCCACCCAGAGCCCGGCGGCGGTGGTCAGTCCCCGCACCCGGCGGCGCTTGGTCATAATAATGGCTCCGGCGCCGATAAAGCTGACTCCGGCGATGACCTGCGCCCCCATCCGGGCCACATCGGTGGGGTATCGCATGACCACATATAAGTACTGTCCGGTGGCGGTGGTCATAGCGGCGCCCAGGCAGATCAGGATGTGGGTGCGGAATCCGGCTGGGCGGCGCTTGTGCTCCCGCTCGATGCCGATCAGTCCGCCGCAGAGCACCGCCAGCACAACCCTTGCGCTGATGCCCCATAAGTCCATTCCCCGAAGGGAGGAAAAACACTCCAGCATGGCTTCTCCTTTCAGATCTCGTCGATGGCATAGACATCCGGGCAGCAGGACAGGGATGTCACCAACTGGGTATGGGACTGCTTTTTGGGCAGATAGAGATAGAATACCGCGCTGGAATGCTGCAGATGCCTGTGGTCCATGGACCGCTCGATCTCCACATCAAAAATCCGGATGCCTCTGGCCTTGATTTCGCTGATGAACTCCCCCATCCGCTCCAGGGAGACGAACTCCACGTAGAGGTTCATGTTCCGGGAATTGGCCATGGCCAGGTCCTCAATGCAGGGAAAAAGCCGGATGCTGAGGAAAATGGCGACGAAGCCCAGAAGCATGCATTCATAAAAACCGGCACCGATGGCAAGGCCCATGCAGGCCGAGGCCCAGAGCCCCGCCGCCGTGGTCAGACCCTTCACCTCCCGCTGTCCTGTCACAAGGATGGTGCCGGTGCCTAAAAAGCCGATTCCGTTGATGACTTGGGCACCAAAGCGGGTGACGTCGGTCTTCACGCCAACGGCGTCGAATGCATCCGCCCATTCGGTGCGCAGCATCAATTCCTCGTATTGGCTCAGCACCATGGTCAGCGCCGCGCCCAGGCAGACCAGCATATAGGTTCGAAATCCCGCCGGACGGCGCTTATGCTCCCGATCCATGCCGATGATTCCGCCAAATACCACCGCCAATGTCAGACGCAAACATACAGACGCCGTATTGAGTTCTCTCAAATACTCCAATTCTTCCATTCTGTCATCCTTTCCGTCAGAGTATACCGGGGAAAAAGGCCCGCGGCAGACATGCTGCCGCGGGCTTATCTCAAAGCGGAAGGAAGACCGGCTGGTGTTTTTTGTAGATGCAGTAGTACTTGAATCCCGCATCCTTTAAAATCTCGCCGGCAATATCAAAGCATCCTCCAATCCGCTCCGGGAAGTGCGCGTCAGAGCCAAGGGTCACCAGCTCGCCGCCCAACTCCCGGTAGCGTCTGAACACGTCGGCGCCGGGACTGGAGTCCCGCATGCCGATGACCAGGGATTTCGTGTTCAGTTCCAGAGCCTTGTTTTTCCGGATGGCCGTTTTCAGCAGCTCATCCAGAATGTCTCCATACTGGCGGTAAGTGAAGCCCTCGTTCTTCCCGGGAATATCCCGCAGGACAAAGTCCAAGTGCCCGATGGAGTCAAATCCATCCGTCAGTGTGATATTATCCAACTCCGTCTGGAAGTATTCCCGGACGGCCTCCTCCTTGGACCGTCCCTTGTATAGAGTCTGGTCCTCCGTATCCCGCCCGCTGAAGCAATGGGTGGAGCCGATGACATAGTCAAAGGGATACTGGCCGTACTCCCGGTTATGCCGCTCCACCAGATGGGGCTGAAGTCCAAACTCAATGCCGATCAGCATCTCAATCCGGTCGGCATAGGCTGCCTGAACCTCCTGGAGCTTCTTCAGGTAACTGTCCACATCCCCTGTTTCGGACAGCAGATAGATGCTGTGCCAAGGCGGGTAGTCGTAGTCCTGATGGTCCGTGATGCAGATCTGCTTCATGCCGCGGCGGATGGCCCGCTCCACCTGGTCTTCTATGGGGGTGTTGGAGTCGCTGGAAAATGAGGTGTGAATGTGAATATCTGAATACATGTTGTTGTCTCCCTGTTACCGCTGTAAGGTCTCTTCCTTCAGCTTCTGGGCCTCTATCTGCTTGGCGGTAGGCTTGGTCTTCATGCCAATTCCGGTGAAGGCGTAGAAAATAGCCAGAATCCATACAATCCAGCTGAAGAAGGAATACTTCAGGAAGGTCAGGTTGGAGGAGAACAGCACTCCGGCGTATAGGATACCGGAAGAGGTCCACGGGAAGAAGCCGGAGCAGCCGGTGCCGAAGTCCTCCAGTGTTCTGGACAGGTTCAGCGTATTGACGCCCATCTCCTCATACTTGCTCTTGAACATGTTGCCGCCTAAGAGCAGCGCCACGGTGGAGCTGCCGCCCACCATGATCAGCACCACCACGGAAATGCCGGTGGTCAGGATCAGGCTGCCGGTGGAGTGGACAAAGCCCATCAGGGTGTCCAACAGCACATCCAGGCATCCGCACAGTTCGGCGATGGCCGCAAAGTAGAAGCACAGCCATGTGGCCACAAAGGTCTTATTCATATCGGAAATTCCGCCGCGCTCCAAAAGCGTCTTGGCCGCCTCGCTCATGGTTTCCACGTTGAAATTGGGGTGAGCTGCCAGCACCATGTCGGAGCTGAAGCCGCTGTAGAGCACATTGATGCCGTCGGCCGGGGAAAAGCCCTGATAGAAGATGCCGATCAGGATGGAAATAAATCCGGAGCCGAACAGGATCAAAGTGGTGGGCTTTTTGGTGAGGGACCCCCAGAGGATAAAGATGACGGGGATCAGCAAAATCACGTTGAACTTGAACATTTCACTCAACGTGGAAAGCAGCGCCGTGGTGGTCTCGTTGGTAACGCTGCCGGTGGTGTGGGTCGTCAGTCCGATGATGATGTAGATGATAATGGAGATGGCAGCGGCAGGGACCACGGTCTTTGCCATGTGGGCGATGTGATCAAAGATATCATTGTCCGTGGTCAGAGACGCCAGAACCGTGGTATCGGACAGCGGAGACAGCTTGTCGCCGAACTGGGAGCCGGCGTAGCAGGCGCCAGCCACCAGACCCAGGTTCACGTTGTCCATGGCCATGGCCAGTCCCATCATGGCAAGGCCGGCGGTGGATGCGGAACCGTTGGAGGTGCCGGTCACGGTGGAGAAGATACAGCACAGCAAAAACGCGCACAAGGCGATCCACCGGGGACTGACGATTTGCAGGCCGTAGTAAATCAGCATGGGCAGCGTACCGGAGAACATCAGTCCGCCTAACATAAAGCCGATGGCCAGAAGGATCGTGATCACAGGCACCGATTTGCCGATTCTCTGTCCCACGGCGGCTTCCATCTCTCCCCAGGTGTAGCCGCAGCGTTTGGCGATGAACGCGGCATAGGCGCCCACAACCACCATCAAAGGCACGTAGTTCAGGCCATAGGCAGCGCCCAAGCCAAAGCAGATGAGAAGGAATATGATGGCCGAAATGGCCTCTAACTTTGTGGGCTTGCGCTTTTCACGCGGCGCTTTTTTCTCTTTCTCTTTTTTGTCTGACATTTGTTTTCCCTCCTGTAATAAAGTTTTATATTACAACTTTCCGAAAACAGCACAGCCGGCTGACCAACCCCGGCCCGCTTTTACCGGAAAAATTGCACACACAAACAGCGTCTGCCGCCAGAGGCCTTTCATCGCCTTTCCCAATAACAAGCAAGTCAGGTGCCAAAAAGTACACATAATAAAACTTTATGTCTTTTGGGCAAACTCCCCCAAATTCACTTATTTATTTTAGATAATCTAACCGTAACCAATCAGAATGCATTATGTCAGAAGGGGGTCATTATAAAAATTTATTGACAGTATTTTAGGATTTTGACACAATATTTGTCAAAATTGACATTTTCTTCTCCGAAATTTTCATATAACTGCATAAAACTGTAAAATTTTCTGCCGGTTTTGTTAAAATTGTGTCAAGAACTCATGAAGCTCCGCCAGACCGGAGCGCAGCACCTCCGGATCAATGGCAAATCCCAGCCGAAGGGACTTGGGCTCGTCGAAGCAGTCCCCGGGCACCATAAAGGTCCCGGTCTCCTCCATCAGTCGGCGGCAGAAGGTGACTGAGTCGATATCCATATCGTAGTGCAGCAGCGCCGTGGTACCCGCCTGGGGATAGAGATAGGAGATATGAGGCTCGCCCGCCACCCAGCGGTCCACAACGGGCAGGTTTTCGGCGATCAGCCTCAGGTTTTTCTCCAGCAGCTTGTCCACATGCCTGAGGGCCAGCGCCGCCACAGCCTCGTCAAAGAGGCCGCAGCTGATGAGCGTATACTCCCGATGGGAGGCACAGGCCTTCAGAAGCTCTTTGCTCCTTGTGGCGATCCAGCCGATGCGCAGACCGGCCAGGGAGTAGGCCTTGGACATGCTGCAGGTGCTGGCGCCCTTCTCGTAAAGGTCAGCGATGCAGTCGATCTCCACGCCCTTGGGGCGCATGGGCAGATACACCTCATCGCTGAGCAGATACGCGCCGCAGGAGCGGGCGATCTCCACCACCTCCCGGAGCATGGCGTTGTCCATCAGGGAACCGGTGGGATTGTCCGGATTGTTGATGCAGATCAGCTTGGTCTTCTCCGTCACCATGGACCGCAGCTCCTCTATGTCCGGCAGATAGTTGTTCTCCCTGCGCAGGTGGAGGATGTCCACCTTGGCGCCAAGCGAATCCGGGATGGAATAGAGCTGCTGATAGGTGGGCTTAACGGAAATCACATGGTCTCCCGGCTCCACAACGGCGGAAATCAGCAGATGGTTTGCGCCGGAGGTGCCATGGGTGGGGATGATGTGCTCTGGGGAGAGAGTACGATAAAGTCCGCACACGCCCCGGAGAAAATCCGGGTTTCCGTTGATGTCACCATAGGACAGCTTCCGCCGGGAAAAGTCCCGCCAGAACGCCTCCAAATCCTCCCCCATCATCTGAAACAGTTCCTCTATCGTCACTGGCACGGCGCTGGTCTTGGTGATGTTGTACTTTACTTTTGTCTCGTAGGCGGTCAGCCACTGCTCCACCTGAAATGCGTCGATTTTCATTTTCTGTTCCTGCCTTTCAATTTACCTACAGCTCCGCTGTGACGCCGAGGCGGCGTTCCTTTGCCCGCTCCACCGCCACCTTGGACACCACCAGGTCCTGAAGCGCGATTCCGGTGGAATCAAAGACCGTGACCTCCTCCCTGTCGGTTCGTCCGGGCAGCGCGCCTTCAATGAGGTCTCCGATCTCCCCCGCAATCTCCTCCGGGCCCAGATGGCCCTGGCGGATGGCCATCTCACACTCACCCACGGAGACCGCCTGGGTCAGATCATCCACAAAAATCCGGGCGTCCCCAAGGATAGCCCCGTCCAGCTCCTGCTTGCCGGCCATATCCGCGCCCACGCAGCTGAAATGAGTGCCGGGGCGCACCCACTCCCGCCGGATCAGGGGCTGATGGGACGGCGTGGCGGTGACAATCACGTCGCTGCGGCCCACGGCCTCCTCCAAATTCTCCGCGGCGGCAATGATGTAGGGCTCCGCCCGCCCGCCGTTCAGCAGCTCCTCTACCGCCTGCCGTATGGCGTCCAGGCGATCCGCGGCCCTGGACGGGCTGCGGGGGCTGCACAGCTCCACCGTGTCGATGCCCGGCATGGCCAGCAGCACAGCCGCGATTTGGTAGGGCGCCTGGGCGCCTGTCCCCACCATCAGCATCCGCCGGGAATCCCTCCGGGCCAGATACTTGGCCCCCACGGCGCCCGCCGCGCCGGTGCGCATCCCTGTGACCGCGCCGGCGTTGAGCAGCGCCACAGGCACGCCGGTGGAATCGTCAAACAGCAAGGTGGTGCCGAACAGGGCCGGCAGGCCCTTCTTCTCATTGTCGCCAAACCAAGACACCATCTTCAGGCCATATATCCCGCTCCGGGCCAGGTGGCCGGACTTGATATCCAAATCCGCCCGCTCCGGTTCAAACACGTGGCAAATCAGGGGAAAGAGACAGCCGGCTCCGGTGGATTTCTGGCAATACGCCTCTTCCACGCCGCGGATGGCATCGGACATGGTAAGCACCCGGCCGATCGTCTCCTGAGAAAGAATCAAAACTTCAGACACAGCATATGCCTCCCTCTTTTTACTTGATACCGCCACAATATCATAAAAATTGCGCAAGCGCAAACGCGGATCCGCATTGCGTCCTCCGCCCAAAGCGGCTATAATGGCTTTATCAGGCAGGAAAAGAGGAGGATGCATATGATTCAGATTGACCGCGGTCTTTGTGTGGGATGCGGCCTGTGCGCCGACATCTGTGAGTTTCATGAGATCTCCATGACAGAGGAGGGGCCCGTCTTCCTCAACCAGAGCTGCTGCGGCTGTGGGCACTGTCTGGCCGTCTGCCCCCAGTGCGCCGTCTCCATGCCCCAGTGCGACATGGACTCGGTTCAGGAGTACGACCCCGGAACCTTTGACGTGGAGCCGGAGCATCTGCTGAACATGATCCGCTTTCGGCGCAGCACCCGAAAGTTCCAGAGCCGCTCCGTCCCCCGGGACGCAATTGTCCAGCTGCTTCAGGCCGGGCGCTACAGCCCCACCGCCTGCAACAATCAGGACGTGCGCTACGTGGTGGTGCATCGGGAAATGCCCTCTGTGCTGGATCAGCTCTGGGATGGTTTTCTGGTCCATGCGCGGGACATCGGCGACCGGGAGTTGGAGGAACGCTGCCTCCAGTACCGCCAAACCGGCGCGGACACCCTGACCTATGGGTGCAGCCACCTCATTTTTATCCTCTCCGGCCGGCAGCTCAACGGGGGGATTGCGGCCTGCTCCATTGAGCTGATGGCCCATGCCATGGGGCTTGGCGCTTTGTACCTTGGATACGGCGAGCGCGCCGTGGCGGCGTCGCCGGAGCTGCAGCGCTATCTGGGGCTGTCGGAGGAGTGCCGGCTCTGCGCCATCCTGTGCGTCGGCTACCCGGCGGTGACCTGGCACCGCACTGTGCCCCGCAACCCTTTACAGGTCACCTGGCGCTGAGCCGCGCAGAACCTAAAAAAGAGAAGGTGTTTTGTCATATGACAAAACACCTTCTCTTTTGCCTCTACTGTGCAAAATCGATAACCGTACCTCACGTCTTCTTCGTAGTAGAGCCAAGTGAATCAGCTCTTTCATGGAAGTACAGGAAAAACTGTCCAGTTATAAAGTCTCCTCAAAGACGGAGATTCACACCAAACAGTTTTTTCAGCACCGTTACAAGTATTCATAACAATAAGTCCAAAAGACCATATAAAACAAAAGATTCATGGTAGAAGCAAGCGCATATTGCATACATAATTATTTGACTCTTTTTAACCGCCATGCAAATGCAGGGCCTCGTTTTCCAGGAACCGGTTCTAATAAGCCTTGATCTCGTAGCCGCCAGAAGACTCTCTTCATAGCGTTTTCAGACTTTATACCGGTGATTTCTCTTCCCTTACTATTATTGATCTCAATATTGCTCTTCATAAATTCCATAACTATCTCTTCGGGTGAAGCAAGCCGTTCATGCCGAATAATTACAATAACAGAATTATCTTTTTCAAAGATCTCTGGAACTCGTAGCCTGAGTTTTGTCATGGCTTCAAAGGCCGTATTCAGGCCTTCCCCTACGTCTTTATTAGGGGGATCAGGAAACTTATTAATAATTCTTACAATTTTTGGATTGCGTGCGGACTGCTCATTTAAAATATTCTGAACAGTAACGTGTCCCGGTAGTTTTCCTGGGCTTTCTACTTCAATCCTATTATCGAATATTCTTATTTGAATATCTGTTGCAATACTATAATCTCTATGAATAACAGCGTTGGTTATGATTTCATGTAAAGTTTCCTCAGGATACTGTATTGCTTCGAAACCTTCACCAAGCTTTTTCATACT
This window of the Dysosmobacter acutus genome carries:
- a CDS encoding histidinol-phosphatase HisJ family protein, translated to MYSDIHIHTSFSSDSNTPIEDQVERAIRRGMKQICITDHQDYDYPPWHSIYLLSETGDVDSYLKKLQEVQAAYADRIEMLIGIEFGLQPHLVERHNREYGQYPFDYVIGSTHCFSGRDTEDQTLYKGRSKEEAVREYFQTELDNITLTDGFDSIGHLDFVLRDIPGKNEGFTYRQYGDILDELLKTAIRKNKALELNTKSLVIGMRDSSPGADVFRRYRELGGELVTLGSDAHFPERIGGCFDIAGEILKDAGFKYYCIYKKHQPVFLPL
- a CDS encoding Na+/H+ antiporter NhaC family protein, with translation MSDKKEKEKKAPREKRKPTKLEAISAIIFLLICFGLGAAYGLNYVPLMVVVGAYAAFIAKRCGYTWGEMEAAVGQRIGKSVPVITILLAIGFMLGGLMFSGTLPMLIYYGLQIVSPRWIALCAFLLCCIFSTVTGTSNGSASTAGLAMMGLAMAMDNVNLGLVAGACYAGSQFGDKLSPLSDTTVLASLTTDNDIFDHIAHMAKTVVPAAAISIIIYIIIGLTTHTTGSVTNETTTALLSTLSEMFKFNVILLIPVIFILWGSLTKKPTTLILFGSGFISILIGIFYQGFSPADGINVLYSGFSSDMVLAAHPNFNVETMSEAAKTLLERGGISDMNKTFVATWLCFYFAAIAELCGCLDVLLDTLMGFVHSTGSLILTTGISVVVLIMVGGSSTVALLLGGNMFKSKYEEMGVNTLNLSRTLEDFGTGCSGFFPWTSSGILYAGVLFSSNLTFLKYSFFSWIVWILAIFYAFTGIGMKTKPTAKQIEAQKLKEETLQR
- a CDS encoding OapA N-terminal domain-containing protein is translated as MWGSLPKRHKVLLCVLFGT
- a CDS encoding aminotransferase, producing the protein MKIDAFQVEQWLTAYETKVKYNITKTSAVPVTIEELFQMMGEDLEAFWRDFSRRKLSYGDINGNPDFLRGVCGLYRTLSPEHIIPTHGTSGANHLLISAVVEPGDHVISVKPTYQQLYSIPDSLGAKVDILHLRRENNYLPDIEELRSMVTEKTKLICINNPDNPTGSLMDNAMLREVVEIARSCGAYLLSDEVYLPMRPKGVEIDCIADLYEKGASTCSMSKAYSLAGLRIGWIATRSKELLKACASHREYTLISCGLFDEAVAALALRHVDKLLEKNLRLIAENLPVVDRWVAGEPHISYLYPQAGTTALLHYDMDIDSVTFCRRLMEETGTFMVPGDCFDEPKSLRLGFAIDPEVLRSGLAELHEFLTQF
- a CDS encoding ornithine cyclodeaminase family protein, producing the protein MSEVLILSQETIGRVLTMSDAIRGVEEAYCQKSTGAGCLFPLICHVFEPERADLDIKSGHLARSGIYGLKMVSWFGDNEKKGLPALFGTTLLFDDSTGVPVALLNAGAVTGMRTGAAGAVGAKYLARRDSRRMLMVGTGAQAPYQIAAVLLAMPGIDTVELCSPRSPSRAADRLDAIRQAVEELLNGGRAEPYIIAAAENLEEAVGRSDVIVTATPSHQPLIRREWVRPGTHFSCVGADMAGKQELDGAILGDARIFVDDLTQAVSVGECEMAIRQGHLGPEEIAGEIGDLIEGALPGRTDREEVTVFDSTGIALQDLVVSKVAVERAKERRLGVTAEL
- a CDS encoding nitroreductase family protein; the protein is MIQIDRGLCVGCGLCADICEFHEISMTEEGPVFLNQSCCGCGHCLAVCPQCAVSMPQCDMDSVQEYDPGTFDVEPEHLLNMIRFRRSTRKFQSRSVPRDAIVQLLQAGRYSPTACNNQDVRYVVVHREMPSVLDQLWDGFLVHARDIGDRELEERCLQYRQTGADTLTYGCSHLIFILSGRQLNGGIAACSIELMAHAMGLGALYLGYGERAVAASPELQRYLGLSEECRLCAILCVGYPAVTWHRTVPRNPLQVTWR